The Syngnathus scovelli strain Florida chromosome 11, RoL_Ssco_1.2, whole genome shotgun sequence region GACAAATCATCTGCTAACGCTCGCTGATGAGCATCCTAAATCCTCTCCATTACTGCCATGGGAGCCCAAAGGTACTTTGTGCTACGTGCAATCCCTAAGATATAAAAATGGACATCTTCACTCCCGGTGCTTTTCAGAAGGCATCATCAGGATCCGCCATGGCTTCAAAGTCTGGCGGCGTTACCACAGCCAAAGGTGGTAGCAGATCAGCAAGTACTTCCATCAGGACAGCGGGGCAGGGGCTTCCTACAGCTAAACCCCAGGTAGACGGGCAACGGGTGAAGCAAAAGGGCTCGGCTGCAGTATGACTGGAACTACCGGCTTCCTTTTTATGGTGTCGCTCGCTTGTCTGGATGCCATTCACTGGCTTCTCTTTGTGTGTCCACATCGTGACCTTTGTCACAGTCTTTGCTCCAGCACACCACTTCTTTGCTGTCTTCGCTTTTGGGATGGAAGGCTTTCCTCCAAGCTTTTTGAGCTGCCTACAAAAATAACCCCACGGTGTCCATTAAGCACTTGCTCCTTGGTTTATAGACTAACACCAAGCCCACTGTTATTGACATGTCGTCTGCCGGCTCAACTGTTGTCAACATGACATTTTCTGGGACGAGGGGCAGTCCCGAAATGATGTCCAAGGTAACTGTTTCATCTTTGGAGCTCCCTGGGTGATGGCGATATGTTGCTTTATGCATCCAACGTTATTCTGAGAGTTAATTTTTTGGAGCTTTTGACTGAATTCATGGGATGGTTTGTTTTGTAGACGTCACCTGTCTCCACTAGAACGTCTTTCACTGTTGCCACTGGAACAGCGGCGACTACAGCAGCAGCTAACGCTGCCTTGTCAACATCTAAAGGCTCGCCGCAAGACAGGGCCAAGGTATACTTGCTCGTTTTATTTAGCAAGAAACATAAAGCAGTCTACGTAAAATGTTGGCGTTTGTTTCCGTTCTTGGGTTTTTGCTGTTCCTCTCTGACAACAATCTGCGTGTCGTAAAGGTCTATGCATTGATTAACATTCTTGGTTTCAGGTGCATGTGGAAGTACGTCCCAAAACAGAAACAATCGGCGCCAAAGAGGTAAAGAGGCATTTATCTGCTCTGGCAAGCATGTTGCTGTGTCACTTGCTCCAGTACGCTCAATTGTGTGGCATGCGCAGACACCCGCCATAGATCCGTTTGACGCCTTGGCTAGTATACTCCCACCTGCTGATCCGGTCACTCCTAAGCAACCCATATTCACCGGCCCCGAGGTCAAAGAGGTACATTTTGTAAAGAGGTGATGATTGCACTGACGCACAGCATGGCTCTGGTGTGCATAACTGCGTGTCGCATGTGTCACAGCCTGATGCCACATCCGAGAAGGCTCCCAAATGTGGAGAAAGAGAGGAGACGCTGCCCCCGGGTTACAGATTTGAAAATATGGTCAGTTGCAGCAGGTCAAGAGTAACGCTTGTAGCGGAATCTGTCTGCATCACTGCTCTGTTCTTTGAGTTTAACTTTTTGTATTTAATTCTTTTGTTTGgtattaaattattaaaaaaaatacaaatttcaaGTGAGATATTTTAACTTATTTCATGAACTGATCATTGGATTTtctttatccttttttttttttttaactgcatacAATTTTAATTTTCAGGCTCCACTTCCTGCAGACACCAGACCTAAAGATGTCCCCGTAAGTGGCcacctttttcatttttaagtgCAAACAAAATCAGGAGAGACACTGAAACACACTAGCCTGAGGAATGTTGCATTGCGGTGTTGGCTGGGTGTTGTCTTTGTAAGCTATACAGAACCTTCTCTGCCGCCTTCCCTACCGGATCTTGTTGGCTCTTGTCCGACATTTACAAATGGACAAAAGTGTTAAAACACACACCTAAATACATTAATTCATCTGTTCAGGGATGACCTTGACCCCTTAGTTCCATCTGCATAACAATTCCTCAACAATCCTCACATTTTCTTACATTTAGTTTTGAATGTCCAAACAGTTACTCAATAAAATTCAGGTCAATGTCCACGTTCGCCCTTCACTTCACCCGTCTGTTTCCTTTCTAGTGGTCACCAGAGCCTCATTTCCAATTTAGCACACTCCCACTTTGCCGTCTTACATTGCAAAGGCACTCCCTTTTTTTTCGTCTCATGATCTTACCCACTTTTCTCCCATGTGAGTTCTGTGATTTTAAGCTTTAGTGTTTTGAATGCACTTTTAGTTTTGTGTTACACGTGTAATTCCAGGTAGTCTATGTCAGACTGCTTTGCCTCTTGAAGGAATTTTAAGGGTGTGTCAGTACTTTTCCTTGATCTGTTTGTGTTCTTTTGTTTACTTGTGGTCAAAAACGCCCTCTAGTGGAGAATTAAAAGAATCTTATGGCTCTTTCTCCTAAACCAACTGCTTTTTCTTGTTGTAAGAAAATGTGTGCTCAGCTAATGGTGACACTTTACGTTTCTCCTCAGAAACCACTCAGCACAGACGAGGCCCTGGAGTCCCTCTCGTTTGGTTTCATGACGTCAACTGTTCCAACTGTACCCAAAATGCAGGAGGTCAGAAAGAGTTTTTGGTTTAAGCTCTTTTGGATGTtaacttattattattaatttttcccCTACTCAGAAAAAAGATAAAGCCGCTGCCTCATCTGCTGCCGCGTGTTACGCTGCGCCATCACTCGCGAAGGTAGAGACATTCCGATTTATTATTTCTATCGCTTCTTTTGCATCTTGCCTAGCAACTTCATTCCCTGCTGTGGTTGGTGTTTTCAGAAAGTCGACGTCCCTGCGCCTAAAGTAGCAACTCAACCTCCAGCTGATAAAAAAGCCAAGATGGAAGTTGATAACTTCTCGTTGGAATCTTTGATTCCCCCTGACCAATTTGAGGTATAAAATCACAACTGTAACTAACACTACTGTTCAACTAAATTCCTGTAGGTGGCACATTACAAAcaggtttccttttttttttttttcaatcatcaGTGTCATGCTTGCAACTATCATCAACATAATAGCATTTGTTTCCTGGTCTTAGAAAACTGTGTGTATGGGTCCTCCAAAACTAATGCAGGCGGAAAAAGCCTCTTCAGACTTTTCGCTGAAGGCTGGACTGGACACAAAGCCCAATGAGGTCAGTGGCCATTCATTTGATTCCTTGCACTAATCATCCCACTTTGGCACTTCCTTAAAAGCCAATTATCTCCTCAGGGTGGCTCCATGTCTCAGTCTGCTCTCGGGGCTCTTAGTGACATGTTGCCAACATCGGAACGCAAACCGGAGCCTACACTTAGACCTGAGGACATTGTCTCGGTAGGTAAACATCTCAAAGTTGTATCTTCACAAACATCCAGGCGGTATGCTAACCACACATAGTGACCATGTCCACCTTGTAGGAGAAAAAACACAAAGAGGAAGACGCTGTTCGTGTCGGAGAGAGGGATGATTCCATTGCACCAGAGTACAGGTTCAATGAGGAAGAACTTAAAAAACTTCCTGCTCCGAAACCTGAGGTGAGACCACATAACGTTTAGATTGCAAGGCCAAAGTGCTGGCTTATGTGACCTTCACATAAAttctcagttttttttctccacaaaaaTCCAATTTATAGTTTCATCAAATGCACATCATGCCCAAGTTAATGTAATCACATTTTTCTTCGCAGCCCACCTTGAACACTAATGAGGCCCTGGACCTCCTGTCTGGAGACCTTATGACCTCCTCCACAGTTCCTACACAGGTACACTCCACACCTTAGACAAATATCAGCAGTGACAATCAGTGCTTAACATCCACTCTTGCAGAAAGCTGAAGTCCCTACATTTGCTCCAACCGTCTGTGTGTGTCCTGGTGCACCCGAGCCTCCTATGGTAACAATTCTGAACCTATCTATAATGATAAACATATCATAATAGACAGAGGTCCATTCTTTTAAAATTCTCTCCTCAGGCCAGTCCCTTGGCGCTAGATGCACTCAGCGCTCTTAGTGACACTCTACCAGCAGATGCACCAAGACCTGAACCCCCCAAGCTCAGACCTGAAGATATTGTCTCTGTAGGATGACAACAATCGGCACTTTTTCAGTGGTCAGGCATGAACACTTCATTTACTTCTTTCTTTATAATAGGAGAAAAAACACAAGGAGGAAGACGCCGTTCTCGTAGGAGAGAGAGAAGACTCGATTGCACCAGAGTACAGGTTCAATGAAGAGGAACTTAAAAAACGTCCTGCTCCGAAACCTGAGGTGAGTCTCGACCAGCAGCAGTTTGAAGAGTTCAAAGGGGATATCTAATTTGATATTTATACCAGCAACAAAAATTGGGCACAACAGTTGGTAGTTCTCAAATGTCGCCCTTTGTGTCTCTTGTAGCCTTCTTTGAATACCAATGACGCCTTAAGCTTTTTGTCTGGAGACTTCACAAGCTCCTCAGCTGCCCCAGCACAGGTAACCAACTACAGAtaattattttgtgtttgtatttttaataactttttttgtttgaaactGACAAACTGCAATTCCAAAGAGGCTTACACAATGTGTGTGTTTCCAGACCAAAAAAACGTTAACCGCTCAAGATCTTTTGACTTCAACTAAATCGTCCGGTGTCCACGCACCGGTTCCTCCTACGAGCAGAAAGGCACCCCAGGTAAAACTTTTTCAAATTGTGACTCACTGTCCCCTCAAGCCTTCTGTCTTCAGTGTTCCTAGACTCTCTCTTGTATTTCCTCAGCTGTCAAACTGTCCTCCAATGTTACCACCGCAAGGAAAGCCCAAAACTGATGAGGTAATGTTGAAGACCAAACACGGAACATCAGAATCTGCTCTTGGTTTAAATCTTGATCATGAAAAGTATCCTAAATTTCCAGCCTTGTCTCCTCAGGGTGACTACATGCCTCTGGATGCTCTCGGTGCTCTTAGTGACACATTGCCAGCATCAGAACCAACACCGGAACCCCCCAAACTTAGACCCGAGGACATTGTTTCCGTAAGAAACACACATTACGATATTTTTGTTCAGTTTGCTAACGAATTGCATCAAATGCATTGTATACGGTTACGATGTTTGCTTCTATGTAAACAATGCGTGACTATTAGTATTCTATTAATAGGAGGCTAAGCACAAAGAGGAAGAGGCCGTGCGTGTAGGAGAAAGGGAAGACTCCATTGCACCAAAATACAGGTTCAATGAGGAGGAACTCAAAAATCTGCCTGCCCCCAAGCCTCAGGTATGACATAATCAGAGTCACTTGGAGAGTTTGATGCTGGTgattgttttgatttgtactcaaAATCTGAACAACTGTCCGTTTGTGGTCACAGATATCGAAATATTAATTCAATGATGCATTTGAGAGTTTTCATTCAATCTAATGCTGTGATCATTTATACCTGCAGCCCAAGATGAATACCAGCGAAGCTCTTGACCTTCTATCTTGCGACTTGACCGCCTCTTCTGCTCCTGCTGTCCAGGCTCCTGTGCTCGCCTCATCTGCTGCTCCTGTGCATGTATGTTGGGTTCTGTTTTGTCTCGGTGGTAACTTGGCTGCTACATTTGTGAAGCGCTGTATGTGAATTGACTTAATCCTCGTCAATTCCTGAGGCTGAAAAAACAGAGACAGCGTTATGTTGGTTAAGTCAAAAATTAAGATGTGCAGGTTTATTTAACAACACGGCAAATAACTCATATCATAAAGGTAACCAAAATATACACATATAAATCTTACCTTAAACACTGGTAGTTAGTTTCAAGGCATTTGACGCAATCAAAAACTGATGGCTTCCTGTCCACCCCTGCTGTGTTCAAGTTCTTGACAATGCATGAGAGTCCCTCTAGTGGCATGGAGTTAAATTACAACAatgcaaaaataattcaaaaggaaaaaaatagcccACACACAAATCCAACTGGACTATTTTGAAAACATTCTTACTTGAATTATTTCTCCCTTAGTCCTCTGCAGACTTTGCTCTGAATGCCTTAGCCGAAGACTTTGTTCCATCCTCTGCTGCCCCCAAACTGAAATCTGCTGCTTGTGCCCCCACAGAAACTGCCTCACAGGTAACAACAAAAAGACGCAAAGAAAAGTGATCAAGATTATTGATATTATTGTTTTCTGCAATTTGTCATTGTGCGTGTTTCTGCATGCAGTTTTCAGCAGGAGACGACGGCGCCCTGGATGCTCTATCCAAAACTCTGATAACGGAAATCACTCCTGCCCCTCAGCCAGCCCCTGTTCCTGCCAAAGACCTTGTCAAGGTGGGCGCTGAGAAAAGACCACTCGCAGAATTTGGATCGTAACTGCTAAAAGCAAAACAAGACGTGATGAAGTAGCCACatgatgtttttgtttggtgTGCAGGAGAAGAAGGCTGTTGAAGAGAGGCTCATTAAAATGGGAGAGAGAGACGACAGTCTTCCACCAGAGTACAGACCCACCGAGGAGGATCTTAAGGTACCACACGCCATCAAATAAAGCTGCATTAGCCCAGTTGACAGTTGAATGACCTTTGCTACTAACTAAGGAAGTACACAATTGTTTAACTCAACTCTTCAGTGTGtgtaaatcagtgtgactttaatcaacttccttttttcttttcttttttttttttttaaagaaaatggcCGAAGCTAAGGCCATCGCGGACGCTAAACCAAAAATGGTGAGAGTCTTGCACAATCCAACAAGATGATGCATGTTGTGTGGATATGGAAATTCACCTTGTATTCTTTGGTGCCCCGTTAAAAGTCTATGGACGATAAGACGGCCTTGGACCTGCTGGCCAGCGATTTCAACACGTCGGCCTCATCGTCTGTTGCCGCCGCCACAGAGCTGACACCTCCTGTCCTTGACTCGAAGCCTCTGAAGGTAAAACACTAATAATTGCTATTGTAAAATGGGATATTCTTAACATAAATAAAACACCATTACAATAGGAGTGCCCACCACTCATTTGTCCCTCTGTGTCTTGTTATAAAAGTACCTGGTATTTTTATCAGGCCCTAAGTTATAATGTGTTTATGGACTGTCAACATTTCAaatatgtgtttattttttaaaagtgagctAGCACCATCTTGTGGTCTCATGTTCAACACCCCGTCTCGAGGACCCAGCGTTTCATTGAACCTCCCCCGACCGAGGTTGCCTAGCTTGACTTAAATGTTAATTAATTGTGTTACCGACAGAGCAAgaacaagtcaaagtcaaagtttaAAGTAAGCGACGATCGTGCTGCATGCTCAGAATTTATTTTTAGCGCACCAAATGACTATTTGCAAGCCTGTCTGTGCTTGATGCCACACAGTCGCATGTATGCTTCAACTAATAGAAATGCATCGAGCCTGTTTGATGATTGTACGCAGAAGGTTCCCCACcagtgttactttttttttaactgacttttttttttttttccagaaacaaCATGCATCAGAGCCTCCTGCGGACAACCAGCTCTCTGGTCAACTAAGCTCTGACGTCGTAGTGACATCTACAAAGCAAGGAAAGAAGAGCTAGACAACTCGCTGTCAGGTTGGTGTCATCAAATGTGCTTGATGAAGAGGAAATGTAGCCTGTTAACAGAGCAGTGTCAAAGGGTCTCATCATAAAACAGAAACTCACTCACGAACCGcatcaaatgaaaaacaaatcacTTTTGGTTCACACGgaagacggacggatggatggatgtatgcaTGCATTCATGTGCACATGAACAGTTACAGTTCAGGTtttcccaaatatttttttttatcatctaaTGTATCTTTAAGCTGTAGCGAATGCACTTTTTTTAATTAGTAAGGGAAATAAACCGACATGTTTGTGCTGCAGGTTGCTGGTGCACTTTGACCTCCAGAGGCCTTTAAGGACGCACCAGTGGGGACCCTACTCTCTGCATTGAGATTGTACTTTTAATAAATAATCAAGGATCTACACGAGTTgaatgacaacacacacatgcacacacttacATAAAACTATGCCTGGTTTCACTTGTAGTCAAGGATGAGGAGCTTTCGGTTTCTGTCTGTGCAGCGAGGCATGCTGGAgaataaaaaaatctgatgaGTTTGCTGGTCAATGTGGATAAAAAAGGTGATGCTCATACCTTGTTTTTGCTCTCCTACGTCACACAACGGGCGCACGAGTTTGGTCACTATCATCTTTC contains the following coding sequences:
- the cast gene encoding calpastatin isoform X13 translates to MAYAAFYNYVSQHRQDTPKPAAQVSTTTPSQLEASSGSAMASKSGGVTTAKGGSRSASTSIRTAGQGLPTAKPQTNTKPTVIDMSSAGSTVVNMTFSGTRGSPEMMSKTSPVSTRTSFTVATGTAATTAAANAALSTSKGSPQDRAKVHVEVRPKTETIGAKETPAIDPFDALASILPPADPVTPKQPIFTGPEVKEPDATSEKAPKCGEREETLPPGYRFENMAPLPADTRPKDVPKPLSTDEALESLSFGFMTSTVPTVPKMQEKKDKAAASSAAACYAAPSLAKKVDVPAPKVATQPPADKKAKMEVDNFSLESLIPPDQFEKTVCMGPPKLMQAEKASSDFSLKAGLDTKPNEGGSMSQSALGALSDMLPTSERKPEPTLRPEDIVSEKKHKEEDAVRVGERDDSIAPEYRFNEEELKKLPAPKPEPTLNTNEALDLLSGDLMTSSTVPTQKAEVPTFAPTVCVCPGAPEPPMASPLALDALSALSDTLPADAPRPEPPKLRPEDIVSEKKHKEEDAVLVGEREDSIAPEYRFNEEELKKRPAPKPEPSLNTNDALSFLSGDFTSSSAAPAQTKKTLTAQDLLTSTKSSGVHAPVPPTSRKAPQLSNCPPMLPPQGKPKTDEGDYMPLDALGALSDTLPASEPTPEPPKLRPEDIVSEAKHKEEEAVRVGEREDSIAPKYRFNEEELKNLPAPKPQPKMNTSEALDLLSCDLTASSAPAVQAPVLASSAAPVHSSADFALNALAEDFVPSSAAPKLKSAACAPTETASQFSAGDDGALDALSKTLITEITPAPQPAPVPAKDLVKEKKAVEERLIKMGERDDSLPPEYRPTEEDLKKMAEAKAIADAKPKMSMDDKTALDLLASDFNTSASSSVAAATELTPPVLDSKPLKSKNKSKSKFKKQHASEPPADNQLSGQLSSDVVVTSTKQGKKS
- the cast gene encoding calpastatin isoform X11, which produces MMFDLFVSLCCRKKSRSQHRQDTPKPAAQVSTTTPSQLEASSGSAMASKSGGVTTAKGGSRSASTSIRTAGQGLPTAKPQTNTKPTVIDMSSAGSTVVNMTFSGTRGSPEMMSKTSPVSTRTSFTVATGTAATTAAANAALSTSKGSPQDRAKVHVEVRPKTETIGAKETPAIDPFDALASILPPADPVTPKQPIFTGPEVKEPDATSEKAPKCGEREETLPPGYRFENMAPLPADTRPKDVPKPLSTDEALESLSFGFMTSTVPTVPKMQEKKDKAAASSAAACYAAPSLAKKVDVPAPKVATQPPADKKAKMEVDNFSLESLIPPDQFEKTVCMGPPKLMQAEKASSDFSLKAGLDTKPNEGGSMSQSALGALSDMLPTSERKPEPTLRPEDIVSEKKHKEEDAVRVGERDDSIAPEYRFNEEELKKLPAPKPEPTLNTNEALDLLSGDLMTSSTVPTQKAEVPTFAPTVCVCPGAPEPPMASPLALDALSALSDTLPADAPRPEPPKLRPEDIVSEKKHKEEDAVLVGEREDSIAPEYRFNEEELKKRPAPKPEPSLNTNDALSFLSGDFTSSSAAPAQTKKTLTAQDLLTSTKSSGVHAPVPPTSRKAPQLSNCPPMLPPQGKPKTDEGDYMPLDALGALSDTLPASEPTPEPPKLRPEDIVSEAKHKEEEAVRVGEREDSIAPKYRFNEEELKNLPAPKPQPKMNTSEALDLLSCDLTASSAPAVQAPVLASSAAPVHSSADFALNALAEDFVPSSAAPKLKSAACAPTETASQFSAGDDGALDALSKTLITEITPAPQPAPVPAKDLVKEKKAVEERLIKMGERDDSLPPEYRPTEEDLKKMAEAKAIADAKPKMSMDDKTALDLLASDFNTSASSSVAAATELTPPVLDSKPLKSKNKSKSKFKKQHASEPPADNQLSGQLSSDVVVTSTKQGKKS
- the cast gene encoding calpastatin isoform X2, coding for MGQILSWIRGTQETPTLQDVAVDEQSQHRQDTPKPAAQVSTTTPSQLEASSGSAMASKSGGVTTAKGGSRSASTSIRTAGQGLPTAKPQTNTKPTVIDMSSAGSTVVNMTFSGTRGSPEMMSKTSPVSTRTSFTVATGTAATTAAANAALSTSKGSPQDRAKVHVEVRPKTETIGAKETPAIDPFDALASILPPADPVTPKQPIFTGPEVKEPDATSEKAPKCGEREETLPPGYRFENMAPLPADTRPKDVPKPLSTDEALESLSFGFMTSTVPTVPKMQEKKDKAAASSAAACYAAPSLAKKVDVPAPKVATQPPADKKAKMEVDNFSLESLIPPDQFEKTVCMGPPKLMQAEKASSDFSLKAGLDTKPNEGGSMSQSALGALSDMLPTSERKPEPTLRPEDIVSEKKHKEEDAVRVGERDDSIAPEYRFNEEELKKLPAPKPEPTLNTNEALDLLSGDLMTSSTVPTQKAEVPTFAPTVCVCPGAPEPPMASPLALDALSALSDTLPADAPRPEPPKLRPEDIVSEKKHKEEDAVLVGEREDSIAPEYRFNEEELKKRPAPKPEPSLNTNDALSFLSGDFTSSSAAPAQTKKTLTAQDLLTSTKSSGVHAPVPPTSRKAPQLSNCPPMLPPQGKPKTDEGDYMPLDALGALSDTLPASEPTPEPPKLRPEDIVSEAKHKEEEAVRVGEREDSIAPKYRFNEEELKNLPAPKPQPKMNTSEALDLLSCDLTASSAPAVQAPVLASSAAPVHSSADFALNALAEDFVPSSAAPKLKSAACAPTETASQFSAGDDGALDALSKTLITEITPAPQPAPVPAKDLVKEKKAVEERLIKMGERDDSLPPEYRPTEEDLKKMAEAKAIADAKPKMSMDDKTALDLLASDFNTSASSSVAAATELTPPVLDSKPLKSKNKSKSKFKKQHASEPPADNQLSGQLSSDVVVTSTKQGKKS
- the cast gene encoding calpastatin isoform X15, with the protein product MSQHRQDTPKPAAQVSTTTPSQLEASSGSAMASKSGGVTTAKGGSRSASTSIRTAGQGLPTAKPQTNTKPTVIDMSSAGSTVVNMTFSGTRGSPEMMSKTSPVSTRTSFTVATGTAATTAAANAALSTSKGSPQDRAKVHVEVRPKTETIGAKETPAIDPFDALASILPPADPVTPKQPIFTGPEVKEPDATSEKAPKCGEREETLPPGYRFENMAPLPADTRPKDVPKPLSTDEALESLSFGFMTSTVPTVPKMQEKKDKAAASSAAACYAAPSLAKKVDVPAPKVATQPPADKKAKMEVDNFSLESLIPPDQFEKTVCMGPPKLMQAEKASSDFSLKAGLDTKPNEGGSMSQSALGALSDMLPTSERKPEPTLRPEDIVSEKKHKEEDAVRVGERDDSIAPEYRFNEEELKKLPAPKPEPTLNTNEALDLLSGDLMTSSTVPTQKAEVPTFAPTVCVCPGAPEPPMASPLALDALSALSDTLPADAPRPEPPKLRPEDIVSEKKHKEEDAVLVGEREDSIAPEYRFNEEELKKRPAPKPEPSLNTNDALSFLSGDFTSSSAAPAQTKKTLTAQDLLTSTKSSGVHAPVPPTSRKAPQLSNCPPMLPPQGKPKTDEGDYMPLDALGALSDTLPASEPTPEPPKLRPEDIVSEAKHKEEEAVRVGEREDSIAPKYRFNEEELKNLPAPKPQPKMNTSEALDLLSCDLTASSAPAVQAPVLASSAAPVHSSADFALNALAEDFVPSSAAPKLKSAACAPTETASQFSAGDDGALDALSKTLITEITPAPQPAPVPAKDLVKEKKAVEERLIKMGERDDSLPPEYRPTEEDLKKMAEAKAIADAKPKMSMDDKTALDLLASDFNTSASSSVAAATELTPPVLDSKPLKSKNKSKSKFKKQHASEPPADNQLSGQLSSDVVVTSTKQGKKS
- the cast gene encoding calpastatin isoform X9, producing the protein MPHKRRNHGHHKHSAATEESQHRQDTPKPAAQVSTTTPSQLEASSGSAMASKSGGVTTAKGGSRSASTSIRTAGQGLPTAKPQTNTKPTVIDMSSAGSTVVNMTFSGTRGSPEMMSKTSPVSTRTSFTVATGTAATTAAANAALSTSKGSPQDRAKVHVEVRPKTETIGAKETPAIDPFDALASILPPADPVTPKQPIFTGPEVKEPDATSEKAPKCGEREETLPPGYRFENMAPLPADTRPKDVPKPLSTDEALESLSFGFMTSTVPTVPKMQEKKDKAAASSAAACYAAPSLAKKVDVPAPKVATQPPADKKAKMEVDNFSLESLIPPDQFEKTVCMGPPKLMQAEKASSDFSLKAGLDTKPNEGGSMSQSALGALSDMLPTSERKPEPTLRPEDIVSEKKHKEEDAVRVGERDDSIAPEYRFNEEELKKLPAPKPEPTLNTNEALDLLSGDLMTSSTVPTQKAEVPTFAPTVCVCPGAPEPPMASPLALDALSALSDTLPADAPRPEPPKLRPEDIVSEKKHKEEDAVLVGEREDSIAPEYRFNEEELKKRPAPKPEPSLNTNDALSFLSGDFTSSSAAPAQTKKTLTAQDLLTSTKSSGVHAPVPPTSRKAPQLSNCPPMLPPQGKPKTDEGDYMPLDALGALSDTLPASEPTPEPPKLRPEDIVSEAKHKEEEAVRVGEREDSIAPKYRFNEEELKNLPAPKPQPKMNTSEALDLLSCDLTASSAPAVQAPVLASSAAPVHSSADFALNALAEDFVPSSAAPKLKSAACAPTETASQFSAGDDGALDALSKTLITEITPAPQPAPVPAKDLVKEKKAVEERLIKMGERDDSLPPEYRPTEEDLKKMAEAKAIADAKPKMSMDDKTALDLLASDFNTSASSSVAAATELTPPVLDSKPLKSKNKSKSKFKKQHASEPPADNQLSGQLSSDVVVTSTKQGKKS
- the cast gene encoding calpastatin isoform X5, giving the protein MGQILSWIRGTQETPTLQDVAVDEQSQHRQDTPKPAAQVSTTTPSQLEASSGSAMASKSGGVTTAKGGSRSASTSIRTAGQGLPTAKPQTSPVSTRTSFTVATGTAATTAAANAALSTSKGSPQDRAKVHVEVRPKTETIGAKETPAIDPFDALASILPPADPVTPKQPIFTGPEVKEPDATSEKAPKCGEREETLPPGYRFENMAPLPADTRPKDVPKPLSTDEALESLSFGFMTSTVPTVPKMQEKKDKAAASSAAACYAAPSLAKKVDVPAPKVATQPPADKKAKMEVDNFSLESLIPPDQFEKTVCMGPPKLMQAEKASSDFSLKAGLDTKPNEGGSMSQSALGALSDMLPTSERKPEPTLRPEDIVSEKKHKEEDAVRVGERDDSIAPEYRFNEEELKKLPAPKPEPTLNTNEALDLLSGDLMTSSTVPTQKAEVPTFAPTVCVCPGAPEPPMASPLALDALSALSDTLPADAPRPEPPKLRPEDIVSEKKHKEEDAVLVGEREDSIAPEYRFNEEELKKRPAPKPEPSLNTNDALSFLSGDFTSSSAAPAQTKKTLTAQDLLTSTKSSGVHAPVPPTSRKAPQLSNCPPMLPPQGKPKTDEGDYMPLDALGALSDTLPASEPTPEPPKLRPEDIVSEAKHKEEEAVRVGEREDSIAPKYRFNEEELKNLPAPKPQPKMNTSEALDLLSCDLTASSAPAVQAPVLASSAAPVHSSADFALNALAEDFVPSSAAPKLKSAACAPTETASQFSAGDDGALDALSKTLITEITPAPQPAPVPAKDLVKEKKAVEERLIKMGERDDSLPPEYRPTEEDLKKMAEAKAIADAKPKMSMDDKTALDLLASDFNTSASSSVAAATELTPPVLDSKPLKSKNKSKSKFKKQHASEPPADNQLSGQLSSDVVVTSTKQGKKS
- the cast gene encoding calpastatin isoform X6; amino-acid sequence: MGQILSWIRGTQETPTLQDVAVDEQSQHRQDTPKPAAQVSTTTPSQLEKASSGSAMASKSGGVTTAKGGSRSASTSIRTAGQGLPTAKPQTNTKPTVIDMSSAGSTVVNMTFSGTRGSPEMMSKTSPVSTRTSFTVATGTAATTAAANAALSTSKGSPQDRAKVHVEVRPKTETIGAKEAPLPADTRPKDVPKPLSTDEALESLSFGFMTSTVPTVPKMQEKKDKAAASSAAACYAAPSLAKKVDVPAPKVATQPPADKKAKMEVDNFSLESLIPPDQFEKTVCMGPPKLMQAEKASSDFSLKAGLDTKPNEGGSMSQSALGALSDMLPTSERKPEPTLRPEDIVSEKKHKEEDAVRVGERDDSIAPEYRFNEEELKKLPAPKPEPTLNTNEALDLLSGDLMTSSTVPTQKAEVPTFAPTVCVCPGAPEPPMASPLALDALSALSDTLPADAPRPEPPKLRPEDIVSEKKHKEEDAVLVGEREDSIAPEYRFNEEELKKRPAPKPEPSLNTNDALSFLSGDFTSSSAAPAQTKKTLTAQDLLTSTKSSGVHAPVPPTSRKAPQLSNCPPMLPPQGKPKTDEGDYMPLDALGALSDTLPASEPTPEPPKLRPEDIVSEAKHKEEEAVRVGEREDSIAPKYRFNEEELKNLPAPKPQPKMNTSEALDLLSCDLTASSAPAVQAPVLASSAAPVHSSADFALNALAEDFVPSSAAPKLKSAACAPTETASQFSAGDDGALDALSKTLITEITPAPQPAPVPAKDLVKEKKAVEERLIKMGERDDSLPPEYRPTEEDLKKMAEAKAIADAKPKMSMDDKTALDLLASDFNTSASSSVAAATELTPPVLDSKPLKSKNKSKSKFKKQHASEPPADNQLSGQLSSDVVVTSTKQGKKS